CATCACTCACCCCATGTTGGGAAGTCGCCAAGCGGTAAGGCACCAGACTTTGACTCTGGCATTCGTAGGTTCGATCCCTGCCTTCCCAGCCAAGTGCGAGCCATTAGCTCAGTTGGTAGAGCACCTGACTTTTAATCAGGGTGTCGCTGGTTCGAGTCCAGCATGGCTCACCATTTATATTACTAAGAAGTACAAATTGAATCTAAATCACACATGCGGGTGTGGCGGAATTGGCAGACGCACTAGACTTAGGATCTAGCGGGCAACCGTGGGGGTTCAAGTCCCTCCACCCGCACCACATTGCTGTTGAATACGGGGCTATAGCTCAGCTGGGAGAGCGCCTGCCTTGCACGCAGGAGGTCAGCGGTTCGATCCCGCTTGGCTCCACCAAAAAAACTGTACATTATATGTGCAGTTTTTTCCTATTTTAAAACTTGCATAAATCCATTGGTTGGAGAGAAAATAGAAATAACCCATAAGTGGTAATATCATCTGAAAGAGGGATTTCATAATGAGAATTAGTGGAATGAGAACTGGTTTTATGATGGGAAGCATGATTGGATTATTTGCAGGAATGTTTCTTTCATCAAAGGCAGGACATAAAGTGAAAGAGGAATTTGAAAGAACATATTCAGAAACAAAAAAACAACTAAGAAATTTTGCTGGTGAAACTGCAGAAAACGCGACTGACACATGGGATAACATTCAACAGAGAATGTATAACACTGTAGATGAAACTATGGACCACATGAAGCATATGAGAAGAGATATGGAAATTGGTAACACAGGTATGAGTGACGCAGGTATGGGTAACATGGGTAGTATGAAAAACATGAATGGAATGACAATGGACACTTTTGAAAATACCATTAAAAACGATAAAAGTAAAACAGATGCTTTAGTGCAAGCATTCTTATCTTCCGAAGGAATTAAAACTAAAAAGAACAAATAAGGGATTGATTATTCAATCCTTTTTTCTTTAACTTCTTTACGACCAAAAACTTTACAGTACATGTAAATCGTTATAATATATAATTAATAAGTAGTGTAGTTTAGTGAAAAGGGGCTAACAACAATGGGCGGGATACGAGGTAGATTATTATTGTTTTTTGGCACTCTAGTCGCAATTATCTGTATAGGTTTAGGTGTAGGGGCAACAATTATTGCATCTATGGCACTAGAATCGGAAATAGAAAAAGCAATACCGCAGAAAGCGGTGGATGCATCCAAGTTAATTACAAGTATGATCGACGCGCAGTTTACCTTCTTAGAAGGGGTAGCAAAGATTGAAGTGATACAAGACCCGACAATACCTATAGAAGAAAAGATATTAATTATGCAGGAAGAACATGCAAAGAGTAATTTCTCGCGGCTATTATATGCGGATACCGAAGGGAAGGCCTATGCTTCTGATGCGTATTTACGGACCAACGCCGTAGTTAATGTATCCGCCCGAAATTATTATCACAGCGCACTAAGTGGAAAGCGTAGTATAATGGAACCAACCCTAAGTGTGAATCCTGATGACAACGGAGCAATGATTATCGTTTATGCAGTACCGATTTATCATAACAACCAAACAGTAGGAGTACTAATTGCAGTAGGACAAGCTGCATTTTTGAACAACATTGCTGAGAGTATACATTACGGGAAAACGGGTTATTCATACATCGTGAATAAAGACGGTGTAGTCATAGCACATCGA
The window above is part of the Desulfuribacillus stibiiarsenatis genome. Proteins encoded here:
- a CDS encoding YtxH domain-containing protein is translated as MRISGMRTGFMMGSMIGLFAGMFLSSKAGHKVKEEFERTYSETKKQLRNFAGETAENATDTWDNIQQRMYNTVDETMDHMKHMRRDMEIGNTGMSDAGMGNMGSMKNMNGMTMDTFENTIKNDKSKTDALVQAFLSSEGIKTKKNK